ATCAATGGTGGCGGCGTGTTCGGCAACTGCGCCTCGTCGAGCCAGACCCGGACGCTGGCGCATTCCTCGGCGCGTTCGCTGGTCTGCCAACACAGATGCGGCAGGGCGTGCGCGAAGTAGACTGCGTGCTGTCCGGTGCCGCTGCCAAGCTCCAGCACGTCGGCGGGCTTGTCCAGAACTTCGCGCAAAACCTCGAGAATCGGATCACGATTACGGTCGCAGGACGGGGCGTAGGGCTTTTCGGGCATGTCGGAAGCGAGCGGCGGGAATGAACCCGTAGCCTAACCGACCGCTCTGTCAGACTCGGAAGCAGATTCAAAAGGATTCCGACATGCGTACTTCTACAAACTGGACCGCCAAGGGTGGCATGGTTCGTATCGAGATCCACGACGATGTAGCGCAGGTGGTCCTGGATCGGCCCGACAAACTCAACGCCGTGAATCTGGAGATGCTCTCGGGCGTGCTGTCGGCGGCCAAGCACCTGCGCCGGCAGCGCCGCCTGCGCGCCGTGATCCTGCGCGGCGAAGGCCGCGCTTTCTGTGCGGGCATGGATTTCAAGGCCGTGCTGTCGAAACCTTCAGCCATGCTGGGCGCCTATCTCCAGCTGTGGCGCCCAGCACGGAACAAGTTCCAACGCTGGAGTCTGTCCTGGCGCGAACTCGGCGTACCGGTGATCGCGCTGGTACAAGGGCATTGCTACGGCGCCGGATTGCAGCTGGCGCTGGGCGCGGATATCCGCATTGCCACGCCGGACGCGCGCCTGTCGGTCATGGAATCGAAATGGGGACTGGTGCCGGACATGGGCGGCGCGGTGCTGCTGCGCGAGCTGCTGCGCATCGACGTGGCCAAGGAGCTGACGATGTCCGGCCGCACCGTCGACGCGCACGAAGCTCACAAGCTGGGGTTGCTGAGCTACGTCGACGCCGAACCGATGCCGCGTGCCGAATCGCTGATCGAGGAATTCCGCCAGCGTTCGCCGGACGCCGTGGCCGCCGGCAAGTTCCTGATGCAGGCGGCCTGGAACAGCAGCGAACGCCGTGCCGCAGGCCTGGAGCGAACCTGGCAGCGCCGCCTGATCGGTCGCGCCAATCAAGGCGTCAGCGTGGCTCGCAATAGCGGCAAGGCGCAGGCGGCGTTCCAGGCGCGACGCATCGGCTGAAAATCGTCCTGATTTCGCTCCGAGGGCCCGCGCAGCGCAAACCCGGAATGGACGCGGTCCGCCCGAGCGCCGTACGGATTGCGGATCAGGCCGGCGGCTTGTCTGCAAGGACGGCGTCGGCAGAAATTCAAAAAGGACCCGTGACGGTCGATCCGGCATCACCGGTGCCGCCACGGGCAT
The window above is part of the Gammaproteobacteria bacterium genome. Proteins encoded here:
- a CDS encoding crotonase/enoyl-CoA hydratase family protein, with the protein product MVRIEIHDDVAQVVLDRPDKLNAVNLEMLSGVLSAAKHLRRQRRLRAVILRGEGRAFCAGMDFKAVLSKPSAMLGAYLQLWRPARNKFQRWSLSWRELGVPVIALVQGHCYGAGLQLALGADIRIATPDARLSVMESKWGLVPDMGGAVLLRELLRIDVAKELTMSGRTVDAHEAHKLGLLSYVDAEPMPRAESLIEEFRQRSPDAVAAGKFLMQAAWNSSERRAAGLERTWQRRLIGRANQGVSVARNSGKAQAAFQARRIG